From the genome of Miscanthus floridulus cultivar M001 chromosome 10, ASM1932011v1, whole genome shotgun sequence, one region includes:
- the LOC136488117 gene encoding uncharacterized protein, which produces MKKKWLFVKRFSKFMKKKGYGARRRKDKFKNKEEPRRCFKCKSKDHLIADYPYNSDDSDDEKKNKKDKKKDKKEKKMIFKKKKKKGHSYCVTWDSDASSSDDDDDDSDDERKTTKKKALASIAIHNKPSLFYAPSSCFMAKATKIQSDDESDSESEDEEEPSKEELFAMLEEASGSP; this is translated from the coding sequence ATGAAGAAGAAATGGCTATTTGTGAAGAGATTtagcaaattcatgaagaagaagggctatggtgctagaagaagaaaggacaaattcaagaacaaggaagaaccaagaaggtgcttcaagtgcaagAGCAAGGATCATCTCATTGCCGATTATCCTTATAAtagtgatgatagtgatgatgaaaagaagaacaagaaggacaagaagaaagacaagaaagaaaagaagatgatattcaagaagaagaagaagaagggtcacTCATATtgtgtcacatgggatagtgatgcctcatcaagtgatgacgacgatgatgatagtgatgatgagaggaagaccactaagaagaaggctcttgcaagcattgctattcaTAACAAGCCTTCTCTCTTTTATGCTCCATCGTCAtgtttcatggctaaggccactaagataCAATCTGATGATGAGAGTGATAGTGAaagtgaggatgaggaggagcccTCCAAGGAGGAACTCTTTGCCATGTTGGAAGAGGctagtggaagcccatga
- the LOC136488118 gene encoding cysteine-rich receptor-like protein kinase 44, protein MDCEASMEHLLERMLLDPTAEPINLPLSLLKAITNDFSDHRKIGSGGFANVYKGELQNGTVIAVKKLFHNLDMDEEKFIKEVGCLMKAKHKNVVRFLGYCSDTRGKVLNYEGKVILAEERQRLLCFEFLPKGSLDKYITDISEGLEWRTRYKIVKGICEGLHYLHQDIHMVHSDLKPANIFLDENMVPKIADFGLARCFDGKQSKTITSKVMGTLGYLALEFYDGVITFKSDIYSLGIIITEILTGRKGYCDIQNVLQSWSIRFKSNQEDIWLQYVRVCAEIGRQCIDRNPADRPHTLYIIEKLDQMERTCGFIETDICASSATQIAFTRKKDFGKEERALKWAHELRMLHGLQPPDAKLFTEREVNEMAKQAERRAEITRLRELHTLKGHVESVVKLKGLDIDTIQRSYTF, encoded by the exons ATGGACTGTGAAGCTAGCATGGAACATCTCTTGGAGCGCATGCTGCTTGATCCAACTGCAGAGCCCATAAACCTGCCATTATCGCTTCTCAAGGCCATCACGAATGATTTCTCTGATCATAGGAAAATTGGCAGTGGTGGGTTTGCAAATGTGTACAAG GGCGAACTTCAGAATGGGACAGTCATCGCTGTGAAGAAGCTGTTCCACAATCTTGATATGGATGAGGAGAAATTTATCAAAGAGGTTGGTTGTCTTATGAAGGCAAAGCACAAGAATGTAGTGCGATTTTTGGGGTACTGTTCTGATACACGAGGAAAAGTATTGAACTATGAGGGGAAGGTGATCCTGGCTGAAGAACGACAAAGGTTGCTCTGCTTTGAGTTCCTGCCCAAAGGGAGTCTTGACAAGTATATCACTG ATATATCTGAAGGACTTGAATGGAGGACACGCTATAAAATAGTCAAGGGAATTTGTGAGGGTTTACATTATCTTCACCAAGATATCCATATGGTTCACTCAGACCTCAAACCTGCAAATATATTTCTGGATGAGAACATGGTACCGAAAATTGCTGATTTTGGTCTTGCAAGGTGCTTTGATGGAAAACAAAGCAAGACTATAACTTCAAAAGTGATGGGAACATT GGGATACTTGGCACTGGAATTCTATGATGGAGTGATCACATTCAAGTCAGACATATATAGTCTCGGTATTATAATCACAGAGATATTAACTGGACGGAAGGGTTATTGTGACATTCAGAAT GTACTTCAAAGTTGGAGTATTAGGTTCAAATCGAACCAGGAAGACATATGGTTGCAATATGTGAGAGTATGTGCGGAGATTGGAAGACAGTGCATTGACCGTAACCCAGCAGATAGGCCACATACGCTTTATATAATTGAGAAGCTGGACCAAATGGAGCGTACGTGCGGTTTCATTGAAACTGACATCTGTGCTTCATCGGCAACGCAA ATtgcgtttacaaggaagaaggACTTTGGTAAGGAAGAGAGGGCGCTCAAGTGGGCACATGAGCTGAGGATGCTCCATGGGCTACAGCCACCGGATGCCAAGCTGTTCACTGAGAGGGAGGTGAATGAAATGGCCAAACAGGCGGAACGGAGGGCTGAGATTACAAG GTTGAGGGAGCTTCACACCCTGAAGGGGCATGTGGAGTCGGTCGTGAAGCTCAAGGGCCTGGACATCGACACCATCCAGCGGTCATACACATTCTGA